Proteins found in one Plasmodium sp. gorilla clade G2 genome assembly, chromosome: 14 genomic segment:
- a CDS encoding glycerophosphodiester phosphodiesterase, translating into MIHLLLFIYIASLLKTIEMSSPNASIVGHRGCGSSTAGGISRYPENSLFSFKKALDANVDGVELDVWLTNDNKVIVLHGTEDGLLGHTLLCDDNCENKNIEELNLDEIQKYHFKEPWILNHGKTFYQDNYEFKNNKIKYSFLTEQEKFEKENEYENFDKAYINLEEHEDIEKLVNEKFLNNFYNLDNNNNDNNNNDNNNNDSVEPINDTEFIEKEKKFFEEYNLDINLNTEEDYINSIKCSHCKDIYKKYMMPKTHYHLKKKQLLFKFISMFYHVPLLENLLKLYKNKLTYDIELKGNKENLGLFILDILENYKDYKFKFSSFNWLLQYNDMQEEIPQYENVNNFNYEAYPFYNVDRIDLLNVLRNNKLNIPVALLFSDDEILPDINSLLYTMEYYNAEWAHFSFRLKKNSIVVHSNPSNITIPIEDFIDIFHKNHKKIMIYWGTEDNDKADDILSYLKLDADSLCPNDIVLAKYVLQGIKEKNKK; encoded by the coding sequence atgatacatCTTTTgcttttcatttatatcgcTTCCCTTCTAAAAACGATTGAAATGAGTTCACCTAATGCATCAATTGTTGGTCATAGAGGGTGTGGTTCTAGCACAGCTGGGGGTATATCTCGATATCCTGAGAATTCTCTCTTCTCTTTTAAAAAAGCTTTAGATGCAAATGTTGATGGAGTGGAATTAGATGTTTGGCTtactaatgataataaagttATTGTATTGCATGGTACTGAAGATGGATTACTTGGTCATACATTATTATGTGATGATAATtgtgaaaataaaaacattgaAGAATTAAATTTAGATGAGATACAAAAATATCATTTTAAAGAACCATGGATATTAAACCATGGAAAAACATTTTATCAAGATAATTACGAatttaagaataataaaataaaatattctttcTTAACAGAACAAGAAAAATtcgaaaaagaaaatgaatatgaaaattttgaTAAAGCCTATATAAATTTAGAAGAACATGaagatatagaaaaattagtaaatgaaaaatttttaaataatttttacaacctcgataataataataatgataataataataatgataataataataatgatagtgTGGAACCCATTAATGATACAGAATTTAttgaaaaagagaaaaaattcTTTGAGGAATATAATTtagatataaatttaaatactGAAGAAGACTATATAAATTCTATAAAATGTTCACATTGTaaagatatttataaaaaatatatgatgcCAAAAActcattatcatttaaaaaaaaaacaattattattcaaattCATTTCCATGTTTTATCATGTACCCTTATtagaaaatttattaaaactttataaaaataaattaacttATGATATTGAACTTAAAGGTAACAAAGAAAATCTGGGACTTTTTATATTAGATATcttagaaaattataaagattataaatttaaattcaGTTCATTTAATTGGCTCTtacaatataatgatatgCAAGAAGAAATACCCCAATATGAAAATGTAAACAATTTTAATTATGAAGCATACCCATTTTATAATGTAGATAGAATTGACTTATTAAACGTTTTAAGAAACAATAAACTTAATATACCTGTAGCACTTCTTTTCTCAGATGATGAAATCTTGCCAGATATAAATTCTCTACTATACACTATGGAATATTATAATGCTGAATGGGCACATTTTTCATttagattaaaaaaaaattcaatagTTGTTCATAGTAATCCATCTAATATAACTATACCTATAGAAGattttattgatatatttcataaaaatcataaaaaaattatgatatattgGGGTACAGAAGATAATGACAAAGCAGATGATATCCTTTCTTACTTAAAATTAGATGCAGATTCTTTATGTCCAAATGATATTGTACTAGCCAAATATGTTTTGCAAggtataaaagaaaagaacaaaaaataa
- a CDS encoding PPR repeat protein, which produces MKLTYYYYAFCIIKLIASLRLDSYKNKNVFFLKPFFKNVTDIKKERKKYFVNPFFYDGRKNKISIKYSNNEFDNIKYDNNNSYNYCYDKNKYDDKRKNSRKNMLYMNSSEKDNLLNENILKKKSNEKEIEQSLTPLNMDWVKVMNLIYSSNDIDATTLAFNAAMSAVEKKGCLSSMLDLIGTMKSKNIKPDLVSYKLVLSLCDKYHLADTAEILFEEMIENDKINPNYEIYAIMISCYAKMGNAYKAIEVFEKLRNDPFIEEMRSLNISSSTDNKENSNDLQTSIIQNELKENNNNTTENNNNIYDDKFKQISNQIKNVENYSSKIQYSEYANVIYACNISNLYEQGIKYFEELLKTGKYMPSIFVFENIFDLLSKNGDYEKSIEYYNNLKNDPNFKKNINVNILNNILKSLSIHNKINVAEDIWNNEFDELLLTPNNLSYQIMLKIYSNIDNYEKAFKLFKEMQINKLLNNKNILPFLYTIESTKNCGIYNYAIYVLRVAKLLNFKSNDLLMLYNNTMISCINSKKYDVIISLYAELINIQQKDTSFQININTLTFVLLAFKELDMKQDFTNLKNIIIQRNYKLPPLCSKIFSETEND; this is translated from the coding sequence ATGAAATTAACATATTACTACTATGCATTTTGCATAATAAAGTTGATTGCTTCATTAAGGTTGGATAGTTATAAGAACAAAaatgttttctttttgaagcctttttttaaaaatgtgacagatataaaaaaagaaagaaagaaatattttgtaaacCCCTTTTTTTACGatggaagaaaaaataaaatatcaattaaatattcaaataatgaatttgataatataaaatatgataataataatagttataattattgttatgataaaaataagtaTGATGACAAAAGGAAGAATTCAAGAAAAAATATGCTTTACATGAACAGTTCAGAAAAAGATAATTtgttaaatgaaaatatattaaaaaagaaatcgaatgaaaaagaaattgaACAAAGTCTTACACCATTAAATATGGATTGGGTAAAAGTaatgaatttaatatattcgaGTAATGATATTGATGCTACAACATTAGCATTTAATGCAGCTATGTCAGCAgtagaaaaaaaaggatgTTTATCATCAATGTTAGATTTAATTGGGACAAtgaaaagtaaaaatatcAAACCTGATTTAGTATCATATAAGCTAGTTTTAAGTTTATGTGATAAATATCATTTGGCAGATACAGcagaaatattatttgaagaaatgatagaaaatgataaaattaatccgaattatgaaatatatgcTATTATGATAAGTTGTTATGCAAAAATGGGAAATGCATATAAAGCTATTGAAGTGTttgaaaaattaagaaatgATCCATTTATTGAAGAAATGAGATCATTGAATATATCAAGTTCTACTGATAATAAAGAGAATTCAAATGATCTACAAACATCTATAATTCAAAATGAAttgaaagaaaataataataatactacagaaaataataataatatatatgatgacaaatttaaacaaattagtaatcaaataaaaaatgtagaaaATTATTCAAGTAAAATCCAATATAGCGAATATGCTAATGTTATTTATGCATGTAATATTTCGAATTTATATGAACAAggaattaaatattttgaagaattattaaaaactGGAAAATATATGCCATCCATTTTTgtatttgaaaatatatttgatttattaAGTAAAAATGGAGATTATGAAAAATCAatagaatattataataatttaaaaaatgatcctaattttaaaaaaaatattaatgttaatatattaaataatatattaaaatctttaagtatacataataaaattaatgttGCTGAAGATATTTGGAATAATGAATTTGATGAATTATTACTTACACCAAATAATTTGTCTTATCAAATAAtgttaaaaatttatagtaatatagataattatgaaaaagcattcaaattatttaaagaaatgCAAATCaacaaattattaaataataaaaatatattaccatttttatatacaatagAATCTACCAAAAATTgtggaatatataattatgctatatatgtattaagaGTTGCTAAActattaaattttaaatcAAATGATCTACTcatgttatataataatacaatgaTTTCATGcattaattcaaaaaaatatgatgttATTATATCCTTATATGCtgaattaattaatatacaaCAAAAAGATACATCTTTCCAAATCAATATTAATACACTTACTTTTGTTCTTCTAGCTTTTAAAGAATTGGATATGAAACAAGATTTTACGAAtctcaaaaatattataattcaaagaaattataaattaccCCCACTATGCTCAAAAATATTTAGCGAAACGGAAAATGATTAA
- a CDS encoding ATP-dependent Clp protease, putative — MNVLYIFIAVLILNGILNIHVSKKKTSFLNNTYPINKYKTINIKRHYRKIQNRNNKLYVSLFDEYDEKCIKALIMAREVAKNDNESEILLKHLLIAIIRIDSNLVQNILKNFNISLTNFLDKFHIAINKISKSYNNNNNGDNNIYEQSESIQNNINEQEKNISLTNDQMDMKNILNEQEENQVTNGNQNENDNLNENEKLLNDFINKHLKDMEEKINILKNLNNQEDNSSLDDINNKDYTINDISSSNHTTKENNNNNNNNNNNDDDDNRINVNNLDTNNNSDNLSNNIPNNVSQNIQHNHIDKINNNGTHNKMNQDLLRNPNFDIKFSENCKLVLHNAVLEAKKKRKMFVNIVDILLSVINIAQEKKHSDFLKYLEELNININDLKSILLSYDEKNYDGNNIYDTNVNNTNYNTYNRNIPFNNNNNNNNNNSMSNKGYNNQRLNNNEQANHIINSLNNEYLNNGRDYKYNEDHPFSSNNKFLNPSASSPSSISFMKDCLIDMVHEAQEKGDDHFFGRKKEIKRIIEILGRKKKSNPLLIGESGVGKTAIIEHLSYLILKDNVPYHLKNCRIFQLNLGNIVAGTKYRGEFEEKMKHLLSNMNKKKKNILFIDEIHVIVGAGSGEGSLDASNLLKPFLSSDNLQCIGTTTFQEYSKFIENDKALRRRFNCVTINPFTSKETYRLLKKIKYNYEKYHNIYYTDDSLKSIVTLTEDYLPTANFPDKAIDILDEAGVYQKIKYEKFMKQKLRNERLNKIRIHMNNQQNSNYNNNSNNNNYISNEEQHIYNNNHYYNNNDVINQQTELSNEEDIHKFNYDDTIKKDIDENNNVNTDINGNLLINNNESLQNNTYDDETRNLIENVHMKYVTSDVIENIVSKKSSITYIKKNKKEEEKILKLKEKLNKIIIGQEKVIDILSKYLFKAITNIKDPNKPIGTLLLCGSSGVGKTLCAQVISKYLFNEDNLIVINMSEYIDKHSVSKLFGSYPGYVGYKEGGELTESVKKKPFSIILFDEIEKAHSEVLHVLLQILDNGLLTDSKGNKVSFKNTFIFMTTNVGSDIITDYFKLYNNNYSNLGFKYYIKKKKNASDINESKQNEEQLVYTSNGNIENEQNKKYVDHTKQNEENNHESTISDTHTTDPKYNNNNNNNNNTSPNINISNNNNDDHFDIFEEKLRTNKWYDELKPDIEEELKKKFLPEFLNRIDEKIIFRQFLKRDIINILQNMIDDLKKRIKKRKNINLVIDKNVINYICSDENNIYDMNFGARSIRRALYKYIEDPIAAFLISNIHEPNDSIYVQLTNDKQIKVQLIKAPVQQLSS; from the coding sequence ATGAATGTTTTATACATTTTCATTGCTGTACTTATTTTAAAtggtatattaaatatacatgtaagtaaaaaaaaaacaagttTTTTAAATAACACATATcctattaataaatataaaactattaatataaaaagacaTTATAGAAAGATCcaaaatagaaataataaattatatgtatcttTATTTGATGAATATGATGAGAAATGTATAAAAGCACTTATTATGGCTAGAGAAGTAGCCAAAAATGACAATGAAagtgaaatattattaaaacatcTTCTTATAGCTATTATTAGGATTGATTCTAATTTGgttcaaaatattttaaagaattttAATATCTCATTAACCAATTTTTTAGATAAATTCCACATAgccataaataaaatatcaaagagttataataataataataatggtgataataatatttatgaacaGTCAGAAagtatacaaaataatataaatgaacaagaaaaaaatatatccttAACAAATGATCAAAtggatatgaaaaatatctTAAATGAACAAGAGGAAAATCAAGTAACGAATGGAAATCAAAAcgaaaatgataatttaaatgaaaatgaaaaattattaaatgattttataaataaacatttaaaagatatggaagaaaaaattaatatattaaaaaatttaaataatcaaGAAGATAATTCATCTTtggatgatataaataataaagattatACAATTAATGATATATCTAGTAGTAATCATACtacaaaagaaaataacaacaacaataataataataataataatgatgatgatgataatagaATAAACGTTAATAATCTAgacacaaataataatagtgataatCTTTCAAATAATATTCCAAATAATGTATCTCAAAATATACAACACAATCATAtagacaaaataaataataatggtactcataataaaatgaatcaaGATTTATTACGTAACCCTAATTttgatataaaattttcaGAAAATTGTAAATTGGTTCTTCACAATGCTGTTTTagaagcaaaaaaaaaaagaaaaatgtttGTAAATATTGTTGATATATTACTATCTGTTATAAATATTgcacaagaaaaaaaacattctgattttttaaaatatcttgaagaattaaatattaatattaatgatctTAAAAGCATTTTATTAAGTTATGATGAAAAGAATTATgatggtaataatatatatgatacaaatgtaaataacacaaattataatacatataatagaaatataccatttaacaataataataataataataataataatagtatgtcaaataaaggatataataatcaacgattaaataataatgaacaagcaaatcatattattaatagtttaaataatgaatatcTAAATAATGGCAgagattataaatataatgaggATCATCCTTTttcttcaaataataaatttttaaatccATCTGCTTCTTCTCCTTCATCTATTTCTTTTATGAAAGATTGTTTAATTGATATGGTACATGAAGCACAAGAAAAAGGAGATGATCATTTCTTTGGtaggaaaaaagaaattaaaagaataatagaaatattaggaagaaaaaaaaaatcgaaTCCTTTATTAATTGGAGAAAGTGGTGTTGGTAAAACAGCCATTATAGaacatttatcatatttaatattaaaggaTAATGTACcatatcatttaaaaaattgtaGGATATTTCAATTGAATCTTGGTAATATTGTTGCTGGAACAAAATATCGAGGAGaatttgaagaaaaaatgaaacatcttttatcaaatatgaataaaaaaaaaaagaatattctttttattgaTGAAATTCATGTTATTGTTGGTGCAGGAAGTGGTGAAGGTTCATTAGATGCatctaatttattaaaaccaTTTCTTTCTTCAGATAATTTACAATGTATAGGTACTACTACTTTTCAAGAATATTCTAAATTTATAGAAAATGATAAAGCATTGAGAAGACGTTTTAATTGTGTAACTATAAACCCATTTACATCTAAAGAAACATAtagattattaaaaaaaattaaatataattatgaaaaatatcataatatttattatacagATGATTCCTTAAAATCTATAGTTACTTTAACTGAAGATTATTTACCAACTGCAAATTTTCCAGATAAAGCTATTGACATTTTAGATGAGGCAGGGgtatatcaaaaaattaaatatgaaaaattcatgaaacaaaaattaagaaatgagcgattaaataaaataaggatACACATGAACAACCAACAAAatagtaattataataataatagtaataataataattatatatctaaTGAGGAgcaacacatatataataataatcattattataataacaatgatGTAATAAATCAACAAACGGAATTATCAAATGAGGaagatatacataaatttaattatgatgatacaataaaaaaagatatagatgaaaataataatgttaatactgatataaatggaaatttattaattaataataatgaatctttacaaaataatacgTATGATGATGAGACAAGAAACTTAATTGAAAATGTACATATGAAATATGTTACTTCAGATGTTATAGAAAATATTGTGAGTAAAAAATCAtctataacatatattaaaaaaaataaaaaagaagaagaaaaaatattaaaattaaaagaaaaattaaataaaattattattggtCAAGAAAAAGTAattgatatattatcaaaatatttatttaaagctataacaaatataaaggATCCAAATAAACCAATTGGTACTCTTCTATTATGTGGTTCATCAGGTGTTGGAAAAACATTATGTGCTCAAGTTATATCAAAATATCTATTTAATGAAGATAATTTAATAGTTATTAATATGAgtgaatatatagataaacaTTCAGTTAGTAAATTATTTGGTAGTTATCCAGGATATGTAGGATATAAAGAAGGTGGAGAATTAACTGAAAGTGTAAAGAAAAAACCTTTTTCTATAATTCTTTTTGATGAAATAGAAAAAGCACATAGTGAAGTATTACATGTcttattacaaatattagATAATGGTCTTTTAACAGATTCTAAAGGAAATAAAGTCTCATTcaaaaatacatttatttttatgactACTAATGTTGGATCTGATATAATTActgattattttaaattatataataacaattattCCAACCTGggttttaaatattatataaaaaagaagaaaaatgcaagtgatataaatgaatccAAACAGAACGAAGAACAATTGGTATATACATCTAATggaaatatagaaaatgaacaaaacaaaaaatatgtagatcatacaaaacaaaatgaagaaaataatcatGAAAGTACAATCAGTGATACACATACAACAGAtccaaaatataataataataataataataataataatacttctcctaatattaatattagtaataataataatgatgatcactttgatatttttgaagaaaaattaaGGACAAATAAATGGTATGATGAATTAAAACCTGATATTgaagaagaattaaaaaagaaattccTTCCTGAGTTTTTAAATAGGattgatgaaaaaataattttccgtcaatttttaaaaagagatattattaacattttaCAAAACATGATtgatgatttaaaaaaaagaattaaaaaaagaaaaaatattaatttagttattgataaaaatgttattaattatatatgtagtgatgaaaataatatatatgatatgaaTTTTGGTGCAAGGTCTATTAGAAGagctttatataaatatatagaagatCCAATTGCAGCTTTTCTAATTTCAAATATTCATGAACCTAATGATTCTATATATGTACAATTAACTAATGATAAACAAATTAAAGTACAATTAATTAAAGCACCAGTTCAACAACTTTCATCTTAA
- a CDS encoding vacuolar protein sorting-associated protein 29, putative, protein MSGKLEDIGELVLLIGDFHSPIRNLGLPDCFKELLKTDKIKHVLCTGNVGCNENLELLKNIADSVHITKGDMDDNFDFPEDITLCIGDFKISLIHGHQIIPWGDMNALLQWQKKYDSDIIISGHTHKNSVVQYEGKYFINPGSVTGAFQPWVSEPTPTFILMAVAKSSIVLYVYEEKNGKTNVEMSELHK, encoded by the coding sequence atGAGTGGGAAATTGGAAGATATCGGGGAACTCGTTTTATTGATAGGAGATTTTCATTCTCCTATTCGTAATTTAGGACTTCCTGATTGTTTTAAAGAACTTTTAAAGacagataaaataaaacatgttTTATGTACAGGAAATGTAGGATGTAATGAAAATTTGGAATTACTTAAAAATATTGCTGACTCAGTACATATAACAAAAGGTGATATGGATGACAATTTTGATTTCCCAGAAGATATTACATTATGTATAGGAGATTTTAAAATCTCTTTAATTCATGGTCATCAAATTATTCCATGGGGAGATATGAATGCTCTTTTACAATggcaaaaaaaatatgatagtgatattattataagtgGACATACACATAAAAATTCTGTTGTTCAATATGAGggcaaatattttattaaccCTGGTTCAGTTACAGGAGCTTTTCAACCATGGGTATCTGAACCTACTCCAACTTTTATATTAATGGCTGTTGCTAAAAGTAGTAttgttttatatgtatatgaagaaaaaaatggaaaaacaAATGTGGAAATGAGTGAACTACataaatga
- a CDS encoding glideosome associated protein with multiple membrane spans 3 — MWFTTRQDGLDDNCHTNRGPCFQVSGFFGTTLRIGFFLEFIALTFLFMSYWSNGGKGLFSYDLKNINDEYRLDQTFRNSITLWTGVYLIGAIFIMSFQVLLADDTCWARGYRAGSKILRLASFLDTISATLQFIFYLYISKFYTRKWYVHFNEGGSEWVFFIFVRLVHAFSCLLYGLAAYLLEVYHDEGAGDLHAYINGVMFVFAGLTEIFVIFCNSGCYSNLLLWLALGAVSLWSYYFEPEVNHVSPALHETELTNDVEQQVEKFSRYTPYPQDTNQNAYYPA; from the exons ATGTGGTTTACAACTAGACAAGACGGTCTTGACGATAACTGTCATACCAACCGAGGTCCATGTTTTCAAGTTAGTGGTTTTTTTGGAACAACATTAAGAAttggtttttttttagaatttATTGCATTgacctttttatttatgtctTATTGGTCAAATGGAGGAAAAGGATTATTTAGctatgatttaaaaaatataaatgatgaatataGATTAGATCAAACATTCAGAAATTCAATAACCCTATGGACAGGTGTCTATTTAATAGGGGCAATCTTTATTATGTCCTTTCAAGTTCTCCTTGCGGATGATACATG TTGGGCAAGAGGATATAGAGCTGGATCCAAAATTTTAAGATTAGCTTCCTTTTTGGACACCATAAGTGCAACATtacaatttattttttatttatacatatctAAATTTTATACAAGAAAATGGTATGTTCATTTTAATGAAGGTGGAAGTGAATgggtattttttatatttgtgcGTTTGGTTCATGCTTTTTCCTGTTTATTATACGGATTAGCTGCATACTTATTAGAAGTATATCATGATGAGGGAGCAGGAGATTTACATGCATATATAAATGGTGTGATGTTTGTTTTTGCGGGATTAACAg aaatttttgtaatattttgCAATTCCGGATGCTActctaatttattattatggcTTGCCTTAGGTGCAGTTTCTTTATGGTCATATTATTTCGAACCCGAAGTCAACCATGTCTCTCCAGCTTTACATGAAACAGAATTAACTAATGACGTTGAACAACAAGTAGAAAAATTTTCACGCTATACTCCATATCCTCAAGATACCAATCAAAATGCATACTATCCAGCTTAA
- a CDS encoding radical SAM protein, putative, which yields MEKSKRYISLIKMMERKKFEKYRLKQIMDNIYKGKIIEINKMKNIPTEIRRELKNIFPNNILSIKPIKQLKYDRAYKVLFQCKDNEKIEATSLDFGSHKSLCISSQIGCSFGCKFCATGQIGIKRQLDIDEITDQLLYFQSKGVDIKNVSFMGMGEPLANPYVFDSIQFFNDNNLFSISNRRINVSTVGLLPGIKKLNNIFPQVNLAFSLHSPFTEERDQLVPINKLFPFNEVFDLLDERIAKTGRRVWISYILIKNLNDSKDHAEALSDHICKRPNNIRYLYNVCLIPYNKAKNVDENFHRLDETEKILQFEKILKKNGISFFYRNSFGYSIDAACGQLYADYEPKKKKEKIESKNVSLLL from the exons ATGGAAAAGTCAAAAAGGTACATAAGCCTCATTAAAATGATGGAAAGGAAAAAATTTGAGAAATATAgattaaaacaaataatggataatatatataaagggaaaataattgaaataaataaaatgaaaaatattccaACTGAAATAAGAagagaattaaaaaatatatttcctaataatattttaagtaTAAAACCGATTAAAcaattaaaatatgataGAGCATATAAAGTATTATTTCAGTGTAAAGATAATGAAAAGATTGAAGCAACATCCTTAGATTTTGGTTCACATAAATCTTTATGTATATCTAGCCAAATAGGTTGTTCTTTTGGATGTAAATTTTGTGCTACTGGTCAAATTGGTATAAAAAGACAATTAGATATAGATGAAATAACTGATcaacttttatattttcaatcaAAAGGagttgatataaaaaatgtatctTTTATGGGTATGGGAGAACCTTTAGCTAATCCATATGTTTTTGATTCTATACAAttttttaatgataataatttattttctatatctaATAGACGTATTAATGTATCAACTGTTGGTCTTTTACcaggaattaaaaaattaaataatatttttcctcAAGTTAATTTAGCCTTCTCTTTACATTCTCCATTTACAGAAGAAAGGGATCAACTTGTTcctattaataaattattccCTTTTAATGAGGTTTTTGATTTATTAGATGAACGAATAGCAAAAACTGGTAGAAGAGTTTGGATaagttatattttaattaaaaatctAAATGACTCCAAAGATCATGCAGAAGCTTTGTCTGATCATATATGTAAAAGACCAAATAACATAAGATACTTATATAATGTATGTTTAATACCTTACAATAAAG CCAAAAATGTTGACGAAAATTTTCATCGTTTGGACGAAACTGAAAAAATCCTTCAATTTGAA aaaatattaaagaaaaatggaatttcctttttttacag AAATTCATTTGGATACTCAATTGATGCCGCCTGTGGTCAATTATATGCTG ATTATGAACctaaaaagaagaaagaaaaaattgaatCTAAAAATGtgtctttattattataa